The following are from one region of the Mixophyes fleayi isolate aMixFle1 chromosome 7, aMixFle1.hap1, whole genome shotgun sequence genome:
- the LOC142097684 gene encoding palmitoleoyl-protein carboxylesterase notum2-like, which produces MKLIESFLILLVLKQVTPQNKRTNKVGLKTTVPGTQILQPDPILPANLSSLEHALILLRSPTLTPLHEHKASEDMKLHLLKNTLVTCNDGTPAGYYIREAKANKRWIIFLEGGWCCYSKETCDVRYKNAKRLMSSSDWPKTRKGTGILSPRQDENPHWWNLNAVSVPYCSSDVWSGNVSKSQNDFAFMGSIIIQEVIRDLVSKGIKQAKNVILAGSSAGGTGVLINIDRVASLVEELTADAVQVRGLVDSGWFLDTKHAKSDCMDGTSCALTDAIKKGLKLWNGVLPDNCRQQFKREDKWQCFYGHKSYTSMKSPIFVVQWLYDVEQLRIENIQPDFQFMTANQWNNIQSIGRELKKSLREVPATFAPACFSHTLITKSNWLEFQVKGVNLARALQCWERSLQERRGPKTVIRGCPFHLIDNCQWPHCNPTCPALHDPVTGQEVTLLQMFLRLNLEKQKRGQEPKGDLNQLLAMMRNGG; this is translated from the exons ATGAAGCTTATAGAGTCTttcctgattttgctagtactgAAACAAGTGACGCCTCAAAATAAACGTACAAATAAAGTTGGTTTAAAGACTACAGTTCCAGGTACGCAAATTCTTCAGCCGGACCCCATACTTCCAGCTAACCTTTCTTCTCTGGAGCATGCATTGATTCTATTAAGAAGCCCAACATTGACACCACTGCACGAGCACAAAGCGTCTGAAGACATGAAGCTCCACCTGCTGAAGAACACGTTGGTGACCTGTAATGATGGGACACCAGCTGG GTATTATATACGAGAAGCCAAAGCAAACAAACGATGGATAATATTTCTTGAAG GAGGTTGGTGTTGTTACAGCAAAGAGACCTGCGATGTTAGATATAAGAACGCCAAGCGTTTAATGAGCTCTTCAGACTGGCCGAAGACCAGGAAAG GTACAGGAATTCTGTCACCCAGACAGGATGAAAATCCTCATTGGTGGAATCTAAATGCAGT gTCTGTCCCGTATTGCTCAAGTGACGTCTGGAGTGGAAATGTGTCCAAATCTCAGAATG ACTTTGCTTTCATGGGATCCATAATTATACAGGAGGTGATCCGAGACTTGGTGTCAAAGGGCATTAAACAAGCCAAAAATGTCATATTAGCGGGCTCTag CGCTGGAGGTACTGGAGTCTTGATCAATATTGACAGGGTGGCTTCTCTTGTGGAAGAGCTGACTGCTGATGCCGTTCAGGTCAGAGGCCTGGTTGATTCTGGATGGTTCCTTGATACTAAACATGCAAAATCTGATTGTATGGATGGTACCTCTTGTGCACTGACTGATGCCATCAAGAAAGGTCTGAA GCTTTGGAATGGAGTACTCCCGGATAACTGCAGACAACAGTTTAAGAGAGAGGATAAGTGGCAGTGTTTTTATGGCCACAAGTCATACACATCAATGAAAT CCCCTATCTTCGTGGTTCAGTGGCTCTATGATGTTGAACAGCTAAGAATAGAAAACATCCAGCCAGACTTCCAATTCATGACAGCAAATCAGTGGAACAACATACAAAGCATTGGAAGAGAGCTTAAGAAATCGCTGCGTGAAGTTCC GGCAACGTTTGCTCCAGCCTGCTTCTCCCACACACTTATtacaaaaag CAATTGGTTGGAGTTCCAGGTGAAGGGAGTGAACTTAGCTCGAGCTTTACAATGCTGGGAAAGAAGCCTTCAGGAGCGAAGGGGACCCAAGACTGTAATCCGTGGATGCCCCTTTCACTTGATAGATAACTGTCAATGGCCACACTGCAACCCCACGTGCCCAGCCCTCCACGATCCTGTGACTGGCCAGGAAGTCACCTTATTACAGATGTTCCTGAGGCTAAACCTCGAAAAGCAGAAGAGAGGACAAGAGCCCAAAGGAGATCTGAATCAGCTGTTGGCAATGATGAGAAATGGTGGTTAA